One Streptomyces sp. B21-105 genomic region harbors:
- a CDS encoding DUF3291 domain-containing protein: protein MPTLRWTTVSTPAPDAGTFVMASRFEVRSFKDVPRFFLKSLAAWKQVSGAPGAYGASLIAQPLKRTFWTLSAWEDKDALYTYARTEPHTSIMTGLRPTMKDSVFTFWQVPAADLPIDWTDARRRLAEQSRTGA from the coding sequence ATGCCCACCCTGCGCTGGACCACCGTCAGCACCCCCGCCCCGGACGCCGGGACGTTCGTCATGGCGTCCCGGTTCGAGGTCCGCTCGTTCAAGGACGTCCCGCGCTTCTTCCTGAAGTCGCTGGCCGCGTGGAAGCAGGTGTCCGGCGCACCGGGCGCCTACGGCGCCTCGCTGATCGCCCAGCCGCTGAAGCGCACCTTCTGGACCCTGTCGGCCTGGGAGGACAAGGACGCGCTCTACACATACGCGCGGACCGAACCGCACACATCGATCATGACCGGACTGCGGCCCACGATGAAGGACTCGGTCTTCACCTTCTGGCAGGTCCCGGCGGCGGACCTGCCCATCGACTGGACGGACGCCCGCCGCCGCCTCGCCGAGCAGTCCCGCACCGGTGCCTGA
- a CDS encoding MFS transporter, which produces MTLSEESPVLDEPAASAPPAERRRTPLWLAIVAASVPMFMVALDNLVVSTALRTLAVDLEANTQQLQWFVNAYVLSFACLLMTGAALGDRFGRRRVFVAGIALFTLASIGCGLADTSAQLIAFRTVQGFGAAAVMPLSLTLLSQAVPDRLRGMALGVWSGVSGLAVAMGPVVGGAVVEGLDWRWIFWINVPVCVIAIPLVLFALRESSLPGARLDLVGMVLAAAGLCAVVWAIVHGEPDGWTSVKVLGAFTAGAALLAAFVGWESRVPEPMLPLSFYRVRSFTLTNVVSATMYFGVFGSLFLLAQYLQIVPARTPLEAGVRTLAWTLMPMFVAPVAGLLTERVGGGRLMALGLFLQGVGLGWINLVADVDTTYSSLVGPMIVAGVGMGFVFAPTAAVVLGSVAKEHAGKASGANTTVREIGGALGIAVLSTVFVAHGSTRGPQQFVDGLHPAVWVGVAVVFAGAVCALGIPRRQQQPSERP; this is translated from the coding sequence ATGACGCTGTCCGAAGAGAGCCCGGTCCTCGACGAGCCGGCCGCCTCCGCCCCGCCGGCCGAGCGCCGCCGCACACCGCTGTGGCTGGCGATCGTCGCCGCCAGCGTGCCCATGTTCATGGTCGCGCTCGACAACCTCGTCGTCTCCACGGCCCTGCGCACACTGGCCGTCGACCTGGAGGCGAACACCCAGCAACTGCAGTGGTTCGTCAACGCGTACGTGCTGAGTTTCGCCTGTCTGCTCATGACCGGCGCCGCGCTCGGCGACCGGTTCGGGCGACGACGGGTCTTCGTCGCCGGCATCGCCCTGTTCACGCTGGCGTCCATCGGCTGCGGCCTCGCCGACACCAGCGCCCAGCTGATCGCCTTCCGCACGGTCCAGGGCTTCGGGGCGGCGGCCGTCATGCCGTTGTCGCTGACCCTGCTGTCCCAGGCGGTGCCCGACCGGCTGCGCGGCATGGCGCTCGGCGTGTGGTCCGGGGTCAGCGGTCTGGCCGTCGCGATGGGCCCGGTGGTGGGCGGTGCGGTGGTGGAGGGTCTGGACTGGCGGTGGATCTTCTGGATCAACGTGCCGGTCTGCGTGATCGCGATCCCGCTGGTGCTGTTCGCCCTCCGGGAGAGCTCGCTGCCCGGCGCGCGCCTCGACCTGGTCGGCATGGTGCTGGCGGCGGCGGGGCTGTGCGCGGTGGTCTGGGCGATCGTGCACGGCGAGCCGGACGGCTGGACGTCGGTGAAGGTGCTCGGCGCGTTCACGGCGGGCGCGGCACTGCTGGCCGCCTTCGTCGGCTGGGAGTCCCGGGTGCCGGAGCCGATGCTGCCGCTGTCGTTCTACCGGGTCCGGTCCTTCACCCTCACCAACGTCGTCTCGGCCACGATGTACTTCGGCGTCTTCGGCTCCCTGTTCCTGCTGGCCCAGTACCTCCAGATCGTGCCGGCGCGCACCCCGCTGGAGGCCGGTGTGCGCACCCTGGCGTGGACGCTGATGCCGATGTTCGTGGCCCCCGTGGCCGGACTGCTCACGGAGCGGGTGGGCGGCGGCCGCCTGATGGCCCTCGGCCTCTTCCTCCAGGGCGTCGGCCTGGGCTGGATCAACCTGGTCGCGGACGTCGACACGACGTACTCCTCGCTGGTCGGACCGATGATCGTGGCCGGCGTCGGCATGGGCTTCGTGTTCGCGCCGACGGCGGCGGTGGTGCTCGGCTCGGTCGCCAAGGAGCACGCGGGCAAGGCGTCCGGCGCCAACACCACGGTCCGCGAGATCGGCGGCGCCCTCGGGATCGCCGTGCTGAGCACGGTGTTCGTGGCCCACGGCAGCACGCGGGGCCCGCAGCAGTTCGTGGACGGGCTGCACCCCGCGGTCTGGGTGGGCGTGGCGGTCGTCTTCGCCGGCGCCGTGTGCGCGCTCGGCATCCCGCGCCGACAGCAGCAGCCCTCCGAGCGGCCTTGA
- a CDS encoding glyceraldehyde-3-phosphate dehydrogenase — MTLNDDSFTDWKNREEIAESMIPMIGKLHRERDVTVLLHSRSLVNKSVVSILKTHRFARQIAGEELSVTETLPYLEALTVLDLGPSQIDIGILAESHRADDRALPVRDFTAEAVAGATGGNKIDRREPRDVVLYGFGRIGRLVARLLIEKSGSGNGLRLRAIVVRGGGEQDLVKRASLLRRDSVHGQFQGTITVDEANNKIIANGNEITVIYANDPSEVDYTAYGIDNAILIDNTGKWRDREGLSQHLRPGVDKVVLTAPGKGDVPNIVHGVNHDTVKPDERILSCASCTTNAIVPPLKAMADEYGVLRGHVETVHSFTNDQNLLDNYHKADRRGRSAPLNMVITETGAASAVAKALPDLAAPITGSSIRVPVPDVSIAILSLRLGRETDREEVLEYLRGVSLTSPLRRQIDFTTAPDAVSMDFIGSRHASIIDAGATKVDGDNAILYLWYDNEFGYSCQVVRVVQHVSGVEYPTFPATSA, encoded by the coding sequence GTGACGCTCAACGACGATTCGTTCACTGACTGGAAGAACCGCGAGGAGATCGCGGAGTCGATGATCCCGATGATCGGGAAGCTGCACCGCGAGCGGGACGTGACGGTCCTGCTGCACAGCCGCTCCCTGGTGAACAAGTCGGTGGTCAGCATCCTCAAGACCCACCGGTTCGCCCGGCAGATCGCGGGCGAGGAGCTCTCCGTCACCGAGACGCTGCCGTACCTGGAGGCCCTCACCGTCCTCGACCTCGGCCCGTCCCAGATCGACATCGGCATCCTCGCCGAGAGCCACCGGGCCGACGACCGCGCACTGCCGGTGCGGGACTTCACCGCCGAGGCCGTCGCCGGCGCCACCGGTGGCAACAAGATCGACCGGCGCGAACCGCGCGACGTCGTGCTCTACGGGTTCGGCCGCATCGGCCGGCTCGTGGCCCGGCTGCTCATCGAGAAGTCCGGCTCCGGCAACGGCCTGCGGCTGCGCGCCATCGTGGTCCGCGGCGGCGGCGAGCAGGATCTCGTCAAGCGGGCGTCCCTGCTGCGCCGCGACTCCGTGCACGGCCAGTTCCAGGGCACGATCACGGTCGACGAGGCCAACAACAAGATCATCGCCAATGGCAACGAGATCACGGTCATCTACGCGAACGACCCGTCCGAGGTCGACTACACGGCGTACGGCATCGACAACGCCATCCTGATCGACAACACCGGCAAGTGGCGCGACCGCGAGGGCCTGTCCCAGCATCTGCGGCCCGGTGTCGACAAGGTGGTCCTGACCGCGCCCGGCAAGGGCGACGTCCCGAACATCGTGCACGGCGTCAACCACGACACCGTCAAGCCGGACGAGCGGATCCTGTCCTGCGCGTCCTGCACCACCAACGCGATCGTCCCGCCGCTGAAGGCGATGGCCGACGAGTACGGCGTGCTGCGCGGCCACGTGGAGACCGTCCACTCGTTCACCAACGACCAGAACCTGCTGGACAACTACCACAAGGCCGACCGCCGGGGCCGTTCGGCGCCGCTGAACATGGTGATCACCGAGACCGGAGCCGCCTCCGCGGTCGCCAAGGCGCTGCCCGACCTCGCGGCGCCCATCACCGGCAGTTCGATCCGGGTCCCGGTGCCGGACGTCTCGATCGCGATCCTGAGCCTGCGGCTCGGCAGGGAGACCGACCGCGAGGAGGTCCTCGAGTACCTGCGCGGTGTCTCGCTGACCTCGCCGCTGCGCCGCCAGATCGACTTCACCACGGCGCCGGACGCGGTCTCGATGGACTTCATCGGCTCGCGCCATGCCTCGATCATCGACGCCGGCGCCACCAAGGTCGACGGCGACAACGCGATCCTCTACCTCTGGTACGACAACGAGTTCGGCTACTCCTGCCAGGTCGTCCGCGTCGTCCAGCACGTCTCGGGCGTGGAGTACCCGACGTTCCCGGCGACGAGCGCCTGA
- the gndA gene encoding NADP-dependent phosphogluconate dehydrogenase encodes MNATAAIGVTGLGVMGRNLARNFARNGYTVAVHNRTAGRTRALVEEFGHEGAFVPAESAADFVAALERPRRLMIMVQAGAVTDAVIEEFAPLLEPGDMIIDGGNAHYADTRRREESLRERGLHFVGAGVSGGEEGALNGPAVMVGGSSESYAVLGPMFESISAKVDGEPCATHIGTDGAGHFVKMVHNGIEYADMQLIAEAYDLLRQVAGYTPAEIAGIFRTWNEGRLGSYLIEITAEVLAHADAATGRAFVDVVADAAGQKGTGRWTVQTALDLGSPVTAIAQATFARAASGQRELRAAYAGLPGGTTPPLSRTEATRFTSQVEHALYASKVIAYDQGWKMIQDAAGEFGWKIDLGAVARIWRGGCIIRASFLDRIRAAYAADPDLVSLLGEMEFAMEITDAQVPWRETVASAARRGIPVPAFSAALAHYDTLRAERLPAALLQGQRDYFGAHTYGRTDRPGAFHTHWAEPGRPETSA; translated from the coding sequence GTGAACGCAACCGCCGCCATCGGCGTCACCGGCCTCGGCGTGATGGGCCGCAACCTCGCGCGCAACTTCGCCCGCAACGGTTACACCGTCGCCGTCCACAATCGCACCGCCGGACGCACCCGCGCGCTGGTCGAGGAGTTCGGGCACGAGGGCGCGTTCGTGCCCGCGGAATCGGCCGCGGACTTCGTGGCGGCGCTGGAACGCCCCCGCCGCCTGATGATCATGGTGCAGGCGGGCGCCGTCACCGACGCCGTCATCGAGGAGTTCGCCCCGCTCCTCGAGCCCGGCGACATGATCATCGACGGTGGCAACGCCCACTACGCCGACACCCGCCGCCGCGAGGAGTCCCTGCGCGAGCGCGGCCTCCACTTCGTCGGCGCCGGCGTCTCCGGCGGTGAGGAGGGCGCGCTGAACGGGCCGGCGGTCATGGTCGGCGGCTCCAGCGAGTCGTACGCCGTGCTCGGCCCGATGTTCGAGTCGATCAGCGCGAAGGTCGACGGCGAGCCCTGCGCCACCCACATCGGCACCGACGGCGCCGGACACTTCGTCAAGATGGTGCACAACGGCATCGAGTACGCCGACATGCAGCTCATCGCCGAGGCCTACGACCTGCTGCGCCAGGTCGCCGGCTACACCCCGGCCGAGATCGCCGGCATCTTCCGCACCTGGAACGAGGGCCGGCTCGGCTCGTACCTCATCGAGATCACCGCCGAGGTGCTCGCCCACGCCGACGCCGCCACCGGCCGGGCGTTCGTGGACGTCGTAGCCGACGCCGCCGGTCAGAAGGGCACCGGTCGCTGGACCGTGCAGACCGCCCTGGACCTGGGCTCTCCGGTGACCGCCATCGCCCAGGCCACCTTCGCCCGGGCCGCCTCCGGGCAGCGTGAACTGCGCGCCGCCTACGCGGGCCTGCCCGGCGGCACCACGCCGCCGCTCAGCCGTACCGAGGCCACCCGCTTCACCTCGCAGGTCGAGCACGCCCTGTACGCCTCGAAGGTCATCGCCTACGACCAGGGCTGGAAGATGATCCAGGACGCGGCCGGCGAGTTCGGCTGGAAGATCGACCTGGGCGCGGTCGCCCGGATCTGGCGCGGCGGCTGCATCATCCGCGCCTCGTTCCTGGACCGTATCCGCGCCGCGTACGCGGCCGACCCGGACCTGGTCAGCCTGCTCGGCGAGATGGAGTTCGCCATGGAGATCACCGACGCGCAGGTGCCCTGGCGGGAGACGGTGGCCTCCGCCGCCCGCCGCGGCATCCCGGTGCCGGCCTTCTCCGCCGCGCTCGCCCACTACGACACCCTGCGGGCGGAGCGGCTGCCCGCGGCCCTGCTCCAGGGGCAGCGCGACTACTTCGGCGCCCACACCTACGGCCGCACCGACCGGCCGGGCGCGTTCCACACCCACTGGGCCGAGCCGGGCCGCCCGGAGACGTCCGCCTGA
- a CDS encoding MarR family winged helix-turn-helix transcriptional regulator: MSTTPRWLNADERRAWLAYVEFSTLLSDHLNRQLRRDAGMTHADYSLLAHLSMAPENTLGMSDLAQRLKITRSRLTHAVSRLRDIGLVDRREDPADGRGQLACLTDAGRSLLEKVAPGHVEAVRRTVFDVLTPEQVRQFAEIGEAISDALHRAESIEADPAALPWRRR; the protein is encoded by the coding sequence ATGTCCACGACGCCCCGGTGGCTCAACGCCGACGAACGACGAGCCTGGCTGGCCTACGTCGAGTTCTCCACGCTGCTGTCCGACCACCTGAACCGGCAGTTGCGGCGCGACGCGGGCATGACGCACGCCGACTACAGCCTGCTGGCCCACCTCTCGATGGCCCCGGAGAACACGCTCGGCATGTCCGACCTGGCGCAGCGGCTGAAGATCACCCGCAGCCGGCTCACCCACGCGGTGAGCCGGCTGCGCGACATCGGACTCGTGGACCGCAGAGAGGACCCCGCCGACGGTCGCGGCCAGCTCGCCTGCCTCACCGACGCGGGCAGGTCACTGCTGGAGAAGGTGGCCCCCGGCCATGTCGAGGCCGTGCGCCGGACGGTGTTCGACGTGCTCACCCCCGAGCAGGTGCGCCAGTTCGCGGAGATCGGCGAGGCCATCAGCGACGCCCTGCACCGGGCGGAGAGCATCGAGGCGGACCCCGCGGCGCTGCCCTGGCGACGCCGGTAG
- a CDS encoding cellulase family glycosylhydrolase, with translation MLTRLAALAGLVLLGALCPATAQAQPQSTAALATGLHISDGRLVEGNGSDFVMRGVNHAHTWYPGRTQQSLADIKAMGANAVRVVLADGHRWSANSPADVAGVIAQCKANRLICVLEVHDTTGYGEEAAAGTLDQAADYWIGLKDVLAGQEDYIIVNIGNEPWGNTAPEGWTDPTVAAIKKLRNAGFQHTIMVDAPNWGQDWQGVMKANAKSVYSADPTGNLIFSIHMYSVFDTAAEITDYLNSFVAAELPVLIGEFGGPADQWGDPDEDTMMAAAEQLDLGYLAWSWSGNTDPILDLTLNFDPAQLSSWGKRIFNGVNGIAQTAKEATVFGGGSPGDTQAPTAPGAPTASAVTATSATLSWSAATDDVGVAGYDVVRVSGATETKVGASTGASATVTGLTANTAYTFAVYARDAAGNRSARSATVNVTTGSAPAVACSVAYRVVGEWPGGFQGDITLRNTGATPVSGWKLAFAFADGQTVTNMWGGTAAQSGSSVSVTPAAYTSTVPAGGSVTVGFIGAKGAKNTAPTAFTLDGGACATS, from the coding sequence TTGCTGACCAGACTCGCGGCCCTGGCCGGCCTGGTCCTGCTGGGTGCCCTGTGTCCGGCGACCGCGCAGGCGCAGCCGCAGTCGACCGCCGCCCTCGCGACCGGCCTGCACATCAGCGACGGACGTCTCGTCGAGGGCAACGGGAGCGACTTCGTCATGCGCGGCGTCAACCACGCGCACACCTGGTACCCGGGCAGGACGCAGCAGTCGCTCGCCGACATCAAGGCGATGGGCGCCAACGCCGTGCGCGTCGTCCTCGCCGACGGCCACCGCTGGAGCGCCAACAGTCCCGCCGACGTCGCGGGCGTCATCGCCCAGTGCAAGGCCAACCGGCTCATCTGCGTGCTGGAGGTGCACGACACCACCGGCTACGGCGAGGAGGCAGCGGCCGGCACGTTGGACCAGGCGGCCGACTACTGGATCGGCCTGAAGGACGTGCTCGCCGGCCAGGAGGACTACATCATCGTCAACATCGGCAACGAGCCCTGGGGCAACACCGCCCCGGAGGGCTGGACCGATCCCACCGTCGCCGCGATCAAGAAGCTGCGCAACGCCGGGTTCCAGCACACGATCATGGTGGACGCGCCCAACTGGGGCCAGGACTGGCAGGGCGTCATGAAGGCCAACGCCAAGTCGGTGTACTCGGCCGACCCCACCGGCAACCTGATCTTCTCGATCCACATGTACAGCGTCTTCGACACGGCCGCGGAGATCACCGACTATCTCAACTCCTTCGTCGCCGCCGAACTCCCGGTCCTCATAGGCGAGTTCGGTGGTCCCGCCGACCAGTGGGGGGACCCCGACGAGGACACCATGATGGCCGCCGCCGAGCAGCTCGACCTCGGCTACCTGGCCTGGTCGTGGAGCGGCAACACCGACCCGATCCTCGACCTGACGCTCAACTTCGATCCCGCACAGCTCAGTTCGTGGGGCAAGCGCATCTTCAACGGCGTCAACGGCATCGCGCAGACGGCGAAGGAGGCCACCGTCTTCGGCGGCGGCTCGCCCGGTGACACCCAGGCTCCGACCGCCCCGGGCGCCCCGACCGCTTCGGCGGTGACGGCGACCTCCGCGACCCTCTCCTGGTCCGCCGCCACCGACGACGTCGGCGTCGCCGGCTATGACGTGGTGCGGGTCAGCGGCGCCACCGAGACCAAGGTGGGCGCGTCCACGGGTGCCTCCGCCACCGTCACCGGGCTCACGGCGAACACCGCGTACACCTTCGCGGTCTACGCCCGGGACGCCGCCGGCAACCGCTCCGCCCGCTCGGCCACGGTGAACGTCACCACGGGCAGCGCGCCCGCCGTGGCGTGTTCCGTCGCCTACCGGGTGGTGGGGGAGTGGCCTGGCGGCTTCCAGGGGGACATCACCCTGCGCAACACCGGCGCCACCCCCGTCAGCGGCTGGAAACTGGCCTTCGCCTTCGCCGACGGCCAGACCGTCACCAACATGTGGGGCGGCACCGCGGCCCAGAGCGGCAGCTCGGTGAGCGTCACGCCCGCCGCCTACACCTCCACCGTCCCGGCCGGAGGCTCGGTCACCGTCGGCTTCATCGGCGCCAAGGGCGCGAAGAACACCGCGCCGACCGCGTTCACTCTCGACGGAGGTGCGTGCGCCACGTCCTGA
- a CDS encoding MarR family winged helix-turn-helix transcriptional regulator, whose amino-acid sequence MPGQRSIAEAEKLAEAKLGGIPLRREQMAVVANIYRAASAVRQHLENSVLRGSDLTWTAFVVLWVVWVWGESETRHVAEEAGISKGTLTGVARTLEGRGLVRRAGHPTDGRLVLLSLTDEGEALMRRLFPAFNEEEAFVAGRLSDEECRTVADGLRRVVRQVEEEGEERRAALLDGAEPAPRRSGRRPKA is encoded by the coding sequence ATGCCCGGCCAGCGATCCATCGCCGAAGCCGAGAAGCTCGCCGAGGCCAAACTCGGCGGCATCCCGCTGCGGCGCGAGCAGATGGCCGTCGTCGCGAACATCTACCGCGCCGCCTCGGCGGTCCGGCAGCACCTGGAGAACTCCGTGCTGCGCGGCTCGGACCTCACCTGGACGGCGTTCGTCGTGCTGTGGGTGGTCTGGGTGTGGGGGGAGTCGGAGACCCGGCACGTCGCCGAGGAGGCCGGGATCTCCAAGGGCACGCTGACCGGCGTGGCGCGCACGCTGGAGGGCCGCGGTCTGGTCCGGCGGGCCGGGCATCCCACCGACGGCAGGCTGGTGCTGCTCAGCCTCACCGACGAGGGGGAGGCGTTGATGCGGCGGCTGTTCCCGGCCTTCAACGAGGAGGAGGCCTTCGTGGCGGGCCGGCTCAGCGACGAGGAGTGCCGGACCGTCGCGGACGGGCTGCGCCGCGTCGTGCGGCAGGTCGAGGAGGAGGGCGAGGAGCGGCGCGCCGCCCTTCTCGACGGCGCCGAGCCGGCCCCGCGCCGCAGCGGACGCCGTCCGAAGGCCTGA